The window TCGAGGAGGACGTCGAGGCGACGACCGAGACCGCCGATGCGCTCGAGACCCCGGAGGTGAGCCGATGACGGCGAACGCGACGGTCGACGAGACGGAACCCGCCGACGAACGCGCCGAAACGCGGCGCGTCCTGTTCGTCGACAACTACGACTCCTTTACCTACAACCTCGTGGAGTACGTCAGCCAGCAGCCGAACACCGAGACCGAGGTGCTGAAAAACACCGCCTCGCTCGAGGAGGTGCGCGCAGCCGATCCCGACGGGATCGTCGTCAGCCCCGGTCCCGGCCACCCGAAGAACGACCGTGACGTCGGCGTCACGACCGACGTCCTCCGGGAGGTGAGCCCCGACGTCCCGACCCTGGGGGTCTGTCTCGGCCTCGAGGCGGCGGTCTACGAGTACGGCGGG of the Halobiforma lacisalsi AJ5 genome contains:
- the trpG gene encoding anthranilate synthase component II; the protein is MTANATVDETEPADERAETRRVLFVDNYDSFTYNLVEYVSQQPNTETEVLKNTASLEEVRAADPDGIVVSPGPGHPKNDRDVGVTTDVLREVSPDVPTLGVCLGLEAAVYEYGGTVGRAPEPIHGKASAVDHDGEGVFRGLEQGFRAGRYHSLVATAVPDCFEVTATAEHGSETLVMGVRHREHSIEAVQFHPESVLTAVGHDVIENFLTLL